The following proteins come from a genomic window of Longimicrobiaceae bacterium:
- a CDS encoding glycosyltransferase family 2 protein, with translation MSAAPTPRVSACIVCRNEADRLGPCLESVAWADEVVVMDLCSADGSAELAERHGARVVRREPVPIVEWVRNEVAGHATGEWILVVDPDERVTPGLAAELRRLAGRPDIDAVVLPRMNHDFGYPPSNPRERWEPQLRMYRRERVRWPEVPNALPAVPEERLARIPPRDELVLVHDRSRSVPEVLDRAVRYAPVQAQAMLDRGETFTARAMILDLARRTYRQLVQGRAWRDGVPGLLRVGVLVGFHFYVWATFWQLSGARRTPEDDRTVRRLALALAPLRGVVEGAGRLGGLLRRRGRP, from the coding sequence CCTGGGCGGACGAGGTGGTGGTGATGGACCTCTGCAGCGCCGACGGCTCCGCGGAGCTCGCGGAGCGCCACGGCGCGCGGGTGGTGCGCCGCGAGCCCGTCCCCATCGTGGAGTGGGTGCGCAACGAGGTGGCCGGCCACGCGACCGGCGAGTGGATCCTGGTGGTGGACCCGGACGAGCGGGTCACCCCCGGGCTCGCCGCGGAGCTGCGGAGGCTGGCGGGGCGCCCGGATATCGACGCCGTCGTCCTTCCCCGCATGAACCACGACTTCGGCTACCCTCCCAGCAACCCGCGGGAGCGCTGGGAGCCGCAGCTCCGCATGTACCGGCGGGAGCGGGTGCGCTGGCCGGAGGTCCCCAACGCACTCCCCGCCGTCCCCGAGGAGCGCCTGGCGCGCATCCCGCCCCGCGACGAGCTGGTGCTGGTGCACGACCGCAGCCGGAGCGTCCCCGAGGTGCTCGACCGCGCCGTCCGCTACGCCCCGGTGCAGGCCCAGGCGATGCTGGATCGCGGGGAGACCTTCACCGCGCGCGCCATGATCCTGGACCTCGCGCGCCGCACCTACCGGCAGCTCGTGCAGGGGCGGGCCTGGCGCGACGGCGTTCCCGGCCTCCTTCGCGTGGGGGTGCTGGTGGGCTTCCACTTCTACGTCTGGGCGACTTTCTGGCAGCTCTCCGGCGCGCGGCGGACGCCGGAGGACGACCGCACGGTGCGCCGCCTCGCCCTGGCCCTGGCGCCGCTCCGCGGCGTGGTCGAGGGCGCGGGGCGCCTGGGCGGCCTGCTGCGCCGGCGGGGGCGCCCGTGA